TAGAAGAGACGTCAATCGGTGGCCAGGAATGACCTGCCGCAGGATCGAATCTACCCAGCGATCTTGACAGCCTGTCGGCATCATAGTATAATGCCATTCCCTCCCGCCTCCCGCGACCTCGTCCCAACGAGGCTTCTCCATGTCCGAGTTCGCACCCGATCTCCCCGCCGCCGCGGTGGATGCCCGGCTGCGCGCAGCCGTCGCCGATCTGCGCCGCGCCCCCCAGAATGCTGTGCTCTGGTTCGCCGAGCTGATGCGCCGCCGCCTCTACCGCGATTGCGGCTACGCCAGCATTCATGCCTACGCCGAGGCGGTGCTCGGCTTCTCGCGCAACAAATCGTTCCAGTTCATCCGTCTGGCCGAGAGCCTGGACCGACTTCCAGGCCTGCGCGACTCGTTGAGTCGCGGCGAGCTGTCCTGGACCAAAGCGCGCGAGGTCGTGAAGGTGGCCACCCCAGAGAGCGAGAGCCGCTGGCTCGCCGAGGCTAGCCGCCTGAGCAGCCGCGCGCTGGAAGCACGCGTGAAAGCGTGCCGTCCAAGCGGCCGCGCCTTGCATGCTGAGACTCTGGGCCAGTCGACGCTGCTTCCCGGCAGCTCGCTCGGCTTGCCCGTGCCAACACAAGAGCCGGCCACTCCTGCTGCCACGTTGGGGGCAGTCGCGGACAGCGGCTCCCGCGTGCAGGGACAAGCGACCGAGACGGTGCTGACCCTGACGCTCCGCCTGAGCCCTCTGCAAATCGGCCGGCTCGAGGCGCTTCAGGAGAAGATCCGCAAGCGCTCCGGAGGCAGCGGCCGGCGGCAGTCACGGGAGGAGATGCTGATCGCTGGGCTCGAGGCTCTCCTTACCGCAATCGATGAGGCAGACAGCCCGGCACGTTGCGAGAATGGCAAAGAGCTGCCACGTGGCAACTCCACTCCGCCCTACCAAGTCGTGATCTACCGCTGCGAGGACTGCGGCGCCGCGCGCCTGCCCGATGGGCGCGCTCTTGCACCGGCGGTGGCTGCGCAAGCGGCCTGCGACTGCCGCACGCACCGCGTCGGCGAGACGAACCGAGCATCGATCCCGCTGGGTCTGAGGCGCGCAGTGCTGGCGCGCGACGGCCACCGCTGCCAGGCTCCCGGCTGCCGGGCCACACGCTTTCTGGAGGTGCATCACCGCCGGCCTCGTGAACACGGCGGCACAAACGAGGCCGCGAACCTGATCACGCTCTGTGCAGCCTGCCACCGGTTGTTGCACAAAGACGACGGCAAGCTCGCGGCGGCCCTACCAGCCGCGGGCTTGTCCATCCCGCGGTGATTGACGACATTGCCCCCCGCAATCGCGCCGCCGCGGCGCCCGCCCGGCGCATGCGCTATAGAAGGAGAAGCGATGCCCAGCACCACCGAGAACCTCCACGAGGCCTTCGCGGGCGAGAGCCAGGCCAATCAGAAGTACCTCGCCTTCGCGGCGCAGGCCGAGAAGGAGGGCTTCGCCAACGTCGCCAGGCTCTTCCGCACCACGGCCGAGGCCGAGCGCATCCACGCCGCCGGGCACCTGCAGGCGCTGGCGAAGGTCGG
This genomic interval from bacterium contains the following:
- a CDS encoding HNH endonuclease, with the protein product MSEFAPDLPAAAVDARLRAAVADLRRAPQNAVLWFAELMRRRLYRDCGYASIHAYAEAVLGFSRNKSFQFIRLAESLDRLPGLRDSLSRGELSWTKAREVVKVATPESESRWLAEASRLSSRALEARVKACRPSGRALHAETLGQSTLLPGSSLGLPVPTQEPATPAATLGAVADSGSRVQGQATETVLTLTLRLSPLQIGRLEALQEKIRKRSGGSGRRQSREEMLIAGLEALLTAIDEADSPARCENGKELPRGNSTPPYQVVIYRCEDCGAARLPDGRALAPAVAAQAACDCRTHRVGETNRASIPLGLRRAVLARDGHRCQAPGCRATRFLEVHHRRPREHGGTNEAANLITLCAACHRLLHKDDGKLAAALPAAGLSIPR